A stretch of Camelus bactrianus isolate YW-2024 breed Bactrian camel chromosome 26, ASM4877302v1, whole genome shotgun sequence DNA encodes these proteins:
- the ERICH1 gene encoding glutamate-rich protein 1 — MASMRRQVFVGKVLKRLYPNAPGGQEKRALGSPASKNPPEKAAPAKVKGGGAPPRTGGDTQTQPVRRLYTVGLPPEGWVPRPPEPPGCMGPESASSCEGFSSGEDSGEQDLHDQPKRRRIRKHKSKKKFTNPNNVHMEQAELEKQQSLLQEKLQPWHPDGPTISKNKKRKLKKKQQIERKKVAGLLPGASGVSFMYQPEEDSSEQDGVGESHGGAVPDAGGEGTPDVEEEDVESTQEKVAGILNFLKSTQEVYFYDGVSKDSDSSVFMDATEELFKHLETHSMSSSDVFMLDHMKTLLLLRDTEGLTRALEVFPEHCGMPPDYARVISAFFSYWITRVLPEKNTE, encoded by the exons TGTTTGTTGGAAAAGTGCTAAAGAGACTTTATCCTAATGCTCCAGGAGGCCAAGAAAAGAGGGCCCTGGGGAGTCCGGCCTCCAAAAACCCACCTGAGAAAGCGGCTCCTGCGAAGGTGAAGGGCGGGGGCGCCCCCCCCAGGACAG GTGGCGACACTCAGACCCAGCCTGTGCGCCGGCTCTACACGGTGGGCCTGCCTCCCGAGGGCTGGGTCCCCCGCCCCCCGGAGCCCCCTGGCTGCATGGGTCCCGAGAGCGCCTCCAGCTGCGAGGGCTTCTCCAGCGGCGAGGACTCAGGAG AACAGGATCTTCATGATCAACCAAAGAGAAGAAGAATTAGAAAGCACAAATCCaagaaaaaatttacaaatcCCAATAACGTTCACATGGAACAAGCAGAATTAGAGAAACAGCAGAGTCTTTTACAAGAAAAATTGCAGCCATGGCACCCAGATGGCCCCACaatcagcaaaaacaaaaaaaggaagctgaaaaagaaacagcAGATTGAAAGGAAGAAAGTGGCTGGTTTACTACCAGGGGCCTCTGGGGTCAGCTTCATGTACCAGCCAGAGGAGGACAGCAGTGAGCAGGACGGCGTGGGGGAGAGCCACGGGGGGGCCGTCCCAGATGCCGGGGGCGAGGGGACCCCAGACGTTGAAGAGGAAGACGTTGAAAGCACCCAGGAAAAGGTGGCTGGTATCCTAAACTTTCTGAAGTCAACAcaagaagtttatttttatgaCG GTGTCTCCAAGGATTCAGATTCCTCTGTCTTTATGGACGCCACTGAAGAACTGTTTAAACATCTTGAAACTCACAGCATGTCCTCCTCAGATGTGTTCATGCTGGATCACATGAAAACACTGTTACTTTTGCGGGATACTGAAGGACTGACGCGTGCCCTGGAAGTGTTCCCGGAACACTGCGGGATGCCACCCG ACTACGCCAGGGTGATCTCAGCTTTCTTTAGTTACTGGATCACACGTGTCCTTCCTGAGAAAAACACTGAATAA